The following are from one region of the Gryllotalpicola protaetiae genome:
- a CDS encoding hemerythrin domain-containing protein, which produces MGAAGKTQNMPATALPPSGESPLTDLKTCDARGMLEVHRAFRKGFDEAIGLIDGVSSGDTAHADVVAQQLMLMSTTLHAHHESEDEHLWDMLDQRAPSCAAHVGRMKAQHAQMVVHLEALNRALPAWRASASATDAAPLRAALQGVSESLATHLPDEEANIVPVIEQVVTKKEIDWFAEHGRNSTPKGQGWYMLGAIISAQPGGGRDWVKQNLPAPGRLAWRLVGAPRYAKYRAALEGRSS; this is translated from the coding sequence ATGGGTGCCGCGGGCAAGACTCAGAACATGCCAGCTACCGCGCTTCCGCCGAGCGGCGAATCGCCGCTGACCGACCTCAAGACCTGCGATGCGCGCGGGATGCTTGAGGTCCATCGCGCCTTCCGGAAGGGCTTCGACGAGGCCATCGGCCTCATCGACGGGGTCTCATCGGGCGACACCGCTCACGCCGACGTCGTCGCCCAGCAGCTCATGTTGATGTCCACCACCCTGCACGCCCATCACGAAAGCGAGGATGAGCACCTGTGGGACATGCTCGACCAGCGCGCACCATCCTGCGCCGCTCACGTCGGTCGGATGAAGGCGCAGCACGCGCAGATGGTCGTGCACCTGGAAGCCCTCAACCGTGCGCTGCCGGCTTGGCGAGCAAGCGCATCGGCGACCGACGCGGCACCGCTGCGCGCCGCGCTCCAAGGGGTGTCGGAATCCCTTGCCACGCACCTGCCTGATGAGGAAGCCAACATCGTCCCGGTTATCGAGCAGGTCGTCACCAAGAAGGAGATCGACTGGTTCGCCGAGCACGGCCGGAATTCGACCCCCAAGGGGCAGGGCTGGTACATGCTCGGCGCGATCATCTCCGCCCAGCCGGGCGGTGGCCGGGACTGGGTGAAGCAGAACCTGCCCGCTCCTGGCCGCCTCGCCTGGCGACTGGTCGGCGCTCCGCGCTATGCCAAGTACCGCGCCGCTCTGGAGGGCCGCAGCAGCTGA
- a CDS encoding type II toxin-antitoxin system YoeB family toxin: MTWFGTIQQVTEDHAAVELVSRHGNAVRMVAPHRRTNRLIYDVTADQVIVLQARDHY; the protein is encoded by the coding sequence GTGACCTGGTTCGGGACCATCCAGCAGGTCACCGAGGATCACGCCGCCGTCGAGCTCGTCTCGCGGCACGGCAACGCAGTGCGCATGGTCGCGCCGCATCGACGAACGAACCGCCTGATCTACGACGTCACCGCCGACCAGGTGATCGTCCTGCAGGCGCGCGACCACTACTGA
- a CDS encoding class I SAM-dependent methyltransferase, with amino-acid sequence MSTDVGGEWNRDAAYHPWIQRIAAEHAGDVLDVGCGDGLLAQRLAEVSRSVIGIDKDPVAIAQAHKRLCMVPNTDAAVSEFGTEWGLVPGSYDVVTMVSALHELPLVPTLERVVDLLKPGGTLVVVGVTAPATVVDRAVEWASVPYSRALELFYTWRGMYRPEFASAQPAKPAYSFADVADAAAELLPGAELHRGLLGRYRLRWAKPVTVAAPEAELGAMAAAAIQDRPDGESLDEQDAHVLARDDVDELSHLFDQTREVPTIEPGPVRRSA; translated from the coding sequence ATGTCCACTGATGTCGGCGGCGAGTGGAACCGCGACGCCGCCTACCACCCCTGGATCCAGCGCATCGCGGCGGAGCACGCCGGCGACGTGCTCGACGTGGGCTGCGGCGACGGGCTGCTCGCACAGCGGCTGGCGGAGGTCTCGCGTTCCGTCATCGGCATCGACAAGGACCCCGTCGCGATCGCGCAGGCGCACAAGCGGCTCTGCATGGTGCCGAACACGGACGCCGCCGTGTCGGAGTTCGGCACGGAATGGGGCCTCGTCCCCGGCAGCTACGACGTCGTCACGATGGTGTCTGCATTGCACGAGCTACCGCTCGTCCCGACACTCGAGCGCGTCGTCGACCTGCTGAAGCCGGGCGGCACGCTCGTGGTCGTCGGAGTGACCGCGCCGGCGACGGTCGTCGACCGGGCGGTGGAATGGGCGTCGGTTCCCTACTCGCGTGCCCTCGAGCTCTTCTATACCTGGCGCGGCATGTATCGGCCAGAGTTCGCGTCGGCGCAACCGGCGAAGCCCGCCTATTCCTTCGCAGATGTGGCGGACGCCGCGGCCGAACTGCTGCCGGGGGCGGAGCTGCACCGCGGGCTGCTCGGCCGGTATCGCCTGCGGTGGGCGAAGCCGGTGACGGTGGCCGCCCCGGAGGCCGAGCTCGGGGCGATGGCGGCCGCGGCGATCCAGGACAGACCGGACGGCGAATCCCTCGATGAGCAGGACGCGCACGTGCTCGCCCGCGACGACGTCGACGAGCTGTCGCACCTGTTCGACCAGACGCGCGAAGTGCCGACGATCGAGCCCGGGCCCGTGCGCCGCAGCGCCTAA
- a CDS encoding glycoside hydrolase family 2 protein — MPRLCERVCRSSVTVITGHHIALTSLAADHASGTVRVRVETDAVTAATRSAHVRLTAPSGRTFETELRLGADGAGTTEFELIDPELWWTHDLGEPVLHEASVELREGDAVVDTVTDRIGLRTIELDRGTTDSRRFQFVLNGVPVFARGAAWLPASTLVGSVSAQTQRDRVLRAREGNLNMLRVWGGGIYEHDAFYAACDELGVLVWQDFMFACVDYPDADAMLRREVELEAAYQVRRLRNRASLALWAGNNEVQVLHLAAYQSVDEGDWGWHFFMETLPAAVAAHDGLTPYWPGSPYGEGQGILSINGTDDGDRHTWEVWHGMVIPGMTIGPDEYPTIGDARHWRRYAYDTARFVSEFGIHAAPERATLQRWLGDELEVHSPVFDLHNKDTPKDKGDELLAVTTGLPQGIDEYIAFTQAAQAEGMLFGIEHYRRRQPETAGALMWQFNDVWPGFSWSIIDFDGVPKAAYYAARRASAPVAVSFTDTADGGLELWLVNNAREAVDVDIDVEIGAFDGSDRATRRVIGRAETGQSVRVLEIPTIEVPRDARHYAWASSPSGVFPAARKHFAEVGALELPTPELSVVGTRGGLQIASRGYAYQVRIEHTTPGMRLSDNCFDLRDGDQVDVTVAGVDPASLTVTSYRVARR, encoded by the coding sequence ATGCCCCGGCTCTGTGAGAGGGTCTGTCGTTCTTCTGTAACCGTCATCACCGGCCACCACATCGCGCTCACCTCGCTCGCGGCCGACCACGCCTCGGGGACGGTCCGGGTCCGGGTCGAGACGGATGCCGTGACCGCGGCCACCCGCAGCGCGCACGTCCGCCTCACCGCGCCGAGCGGCCGCACCTTCGAGACCGAGCTGCGGCTCGGCGCGGACGGTGCAGGCACGACCGAGTTCGAGCTCATCGACCCCGAGCTGTGGTGGACGCACGACCTCGGCGAACCGGTGCTGCACGAGGCGTCCGTCGAATTGCGCGAGGGTGACGCGGTCGTCGACACAGTGACGGACCGCATCGGCCTGCGCACGATCGAACTGGACCGTGGCACGACGGACTCCCGTCGCTTCCAGTTCGTGCTCAACGGGGTGCCGGTCTTCGCCCGCGGGGCGGCCTGGCTGCCCGCGAGCACCCTCGTCGGCTCGGTGAGCGCGCAGACCCAGCGCGATCGCGTGCTGCGTGCCCGCGAGGGCAACCTCAACATGCTGCGCGTCTGGGGCGGCGGCATCTACGAGCACGACGCGTTCTATGCCGCCTGCGACGAGCTGGGTGTTCTCGTGTGGCAGGACTTCATGTTCGCCTGCGTCGACTACCCCGACGCCGACGCGATGCTGCGGCGCGAGGTCGAGCTCGAGGCCGCCTATCAGGTGCGCCGCCTGCGCAACCGGGCGAGCCTCGCCCTGTGGGCCGGCAACAACGAGGTGCAGGTGCTGCACCTCGCCGCCTACCAGAGCGTCGACGAGGGCGACTGGGGCTGGCACTTCTTCATGGAGACGCTGCCTGCTGCGGTCGCCGCTCACGATGGACTCACCCCCTACTGGCCGGGCAGTCCGTACGGCGAAGGCCAGGGCATCCTTTCGATCAACGGCACGGACGACGGCGACCGCCACACCTGGGAGGTCTGGCACGGCATGGTCATCCCCGGCATGACCATCGGCCCCGACGAGTACCCGACGATCGGTGATGCCCGGCACTGGCGGCGCTACGCCTACGACACCGCGCGCTTCGTCTCGGAGTTCGGCATCCACGCAGCCCCCGAGCGGGCGACGCTGCAACGCTGGCTCGGCGACGAGCTGGAGGTGCACTCACCCGTCTTCGACCTGCACAACAAGGACACCCCGAAGGACAAGGGCGACGAGCTGCTCGCCGTGACCACCGGGCTGCCGCAGGGCATCGACGAGTACATCGCCTTCACACAGGCGGCGCAGGCCGAGGGCATGCTGTTCGGAATCGAGCACTACCGCCGCCGCCAGCCGGAGACGGCGGGTGCGCTGATGTGGCAGTTCAACGACGTCTGGCCGGGTTTCAGCTGGTCGATCATCGACTTCGACGGCGTGCCCAAGGCCGCCTACTATGCGGCCAGGCGCGCGAGCGCACCGGTCGCGGTGAGCTTCACGGATACGGCTGACGGCGGCCTCGAGCTGTGGCTCGTGAACAACGCGCGCGAAGCCGTCGACGTCGACATCGACGTGGAGATCGGCGCCTTCGACGGGAGCGACCGCGCCACCCGGCGGGTGATCGGGCGTGCCGAGACGGGGCAGTCCGTTCGCGTGCTCGAGATCCCGACGATCGAGGTGCCGCGCGACGCGCGGCACTACGCCTGGGCGTCGAGCCCCTCCGGTGTCTTCCCGGCCGCGCGGAAGCACTTCGCCGAGGTCGGCGCCCTGGAGCTGCCGACGCCTGAGCTCTCCGTCGTCGGGACGAGGGGCGGTCTGCAGATCGCGAGCCGCGGCTACGCCTATCAGGTCCGCATCGAGCACACGACTCCGGGAATGCGGCTATCGGACAACTGCTTCGATCTGCGCGACGGCGACCAGGTCGACGTGACCGTGGCCGGCGTGGACCCTGCATCGCTCACGGTGACGAGCTATCGGGTCGCTCGGCGATGA
- a CDS encoding MarR family winged helix-turn-helix transcriptional regulator, with the protein MGIADDAVEVRSRGWRTLAALHGLIEARLERELQARHQLSVVEFTVLDALSRQDGWHMRMQQLARAAALSSSATTRLVTRLEDRGLLTRILCVDDRRGIYTELTAVGLALLEDARPTHDRALEEALSEASKLPELAGLVDAVHAPAL; encoded by the coding sequence ATGGGTATTGCCGACGACGCGGTGGAGGTCCGTTCGCGCGGGTGGCGCACGCTCGCCGCCCTCCACGGGCTCATCGAGGCCAGGCTCGAGCGCGAGCTGCAGGCCAGGCACCAGCTTTCCGTTGTCGAGTTCACCGTGCTCGACGCACTCAGCCGTCAGGACGGCTGGCACATGCGCATGCAGCAGCTCGCCCGCGCCGCCGCACTCTCGAGCAGTGCCACGACCCGCCTGGTGACCCGCCTCGAGGACCGCGGCCTGCTCACCCGGATCCTCTGCGTCGACGACCGTCGCGGCATCTACACCGAACTGACCGCCGTAGGCCTGGCGCTCCTTGAAGACGCACGTCCCACCCACGACCGAGCCCTCGAAGAAGCACTATCTGAGGCATCCAAACTTCCTGAGCTTGCCGGGCTCGTCGACGCAGTGCATGCCCCGGCTCTGTGA
- a CDS encoding helix-turn-helix domain-containing protein, producing MELRALEYFVAVAEEKSFTRAAFRAHVSQPSISQQVRALERELEETVVPDLLSLFHERFPRAEVELSGGTSLPLLDMVEQGELDAATSRSGTRCAR from the coding sequence GTGGAGCTTCGAGCGCTTGAGTACTTCGTCGCCGTGGCTGAGGAGAAGTCCTTCACCCGTGCGGCGTTTCGCGCGCATGTATCGCAGCCGTCGATCAGTCAGCAGGTACGAGCCTTGGAGCGTGAGCTCGAGGAAACTGTTGTCCCTGATCTGCTCTCACTATTCCACGAGCGTTTCCCACGGGCGGAGGTGGAGCTGAGCGGTGGCACGTCTTTACCCCTCCTAGACATGGTTGAGCAGGGCGAGCTGGACGCGGCGACGTCGCGAAGCGGCACGCGCTGCGCCAGATGA
- a CDS encoding aldo/keto reductase → MSTIPTITLNNGVSMPQLGFGVFQVPDDQAQQAVETALEAGYRSIDTAAIYGNERGVGRALAAAGLPRNEVFVTTKLWTDDLGAGRARTALEASLDRLGLERVDLYLIHWPAPATDAYLETWQEFAGLVETGLTRVIGVSNFLPEHLERVAGLGGVIPAVNQIELHPALQNRETVAANAHHGIATEAWSPLAQGAVLDEQAVTQAAAAHRVTPAQVVLRWHLQHGNIVIPKSVTPARIAANLDVFSFDLTGEEIAGIDALERDGRTGPHPAAFNG, encoded by the coding sequence ATGTCCACGATCCCCACGATCACCCTGAACAACGGCGTGAGCATGCCGCAGCTCGGCTTCGGCGTCTTCCAGGTGCCCGACGACCAGGCCCAGCAGGCCGTCGAGACCGCCCTTGAGGCCGGCTACCGCAGTATCGACACCGCCGCCATCTACGGCAACGAGCGCGGCGTCGGCCGGGCGCTCGCCGCAGCGGGCCTGCCTCGCAACGAGGTCTTCGTCACCACCAAGCTGTGGACCGACGACCTCGGCGCCGGCCGCGCCCGCACCGCGCTCGAAGCGAGCCTCGACCGCCTCGGCCTCGAGCGCGTCGACCTGTACCTGATCCACTGGCCGGCACCGGCCACCGATGCCTACCTCGAGACCTGGCAGGAGTTCGCCGGTCTCGTCGAGACGGGCCTGACTCGTGTGATCGGGGTCTCCAACTTCCTTCCAGAGCATCTGGAGCGCGTGGCCGGGCTCGGGGGCGTGATCCCTGCCGTCAACCAGATCGAGTTGCATCCTGCCCTGCAGAACCGCGAGACCGTCGCCGCGAACGCCCACCACGGGATCGCGACCGAGGCCTGGAGCCCGCTGGCCCAGGGGGCGGTGCTCGATGAGCAGGCCGTCACCCAGGCGGCAGCCGCGCACCGGGTCACGCCGGCCCAGGTGGTGCTGCGCTGGCACTTGCAGCACGGCAACATCGTGATCCCGAAGTCCGTGACGCCTGCCCGGATCGCAGCGAACCTCGACGTGTTCAGCTTCGATCTCACGGGCGAGGAGATCGCAGGGATCGACGCGCTCGAGCGCGACGGCCGCACCGGTCCGCACCCGGCCGCGTTCAACGGCTGA
- a CDS encoding MFS transporter, producing MPAALYALALGGFGIGLTEFVIMGLLPEVATDFGVTETVAGYLISGYALSVAVGGVVLTALLRRVDRKKALLGLLILFIAGNLLSAVAPSYDLMLIGRIIAALCHGAFFGIGAVVAADLVPENKRAAAIAVMFTGLTVANVAGVPLGTFLGQAAGWRSTFWAITAIGVIAFFGILVLVPATPADHGGRSVLEEFRIFRSVQVWLSMLVTVLGYGGMFGAFSYIAFTLTEVGGFASSTVPWLLVLFGVGLFAGNLLGGRFADRNLVTTLIVLMAALTVILAGFALTAGSKPATLAALVLMGGFGFATVPGLQMRIMNHAADAPTLASGANIAAFNIGNAFGAWVGGLTLAAGLGYTSPLWAGAAVTLAGLVAYLIAARVRGGELAKSPALAR from the coding sequence ATGCCCGCTGCCCTCTACGCCCTCGCACTCGGCGGCTTCGGCATCGGCCTGACGGAGTTCGTCATCATGGGCCTGCTGCCCGAGGTGGCCACCGACTTCGGCGTGACCGAGACCGTCGCCGGCTACCTCATCTCCGGCTACGCCCTCTCAGTCGCGGTCGGCGGCGTCGTGCTCACCGCACTCCTGCGGCGTGTCGACCGGAAGAAGGCGCTGCTCGGGCTGCTCATCCTCTTCATCGCCGGAAACCTGCTCTCCGCGGTCGCGCCCAGCTATGACCTCATGCTCATCGGCCGGATCATCGCCGCGCTGTGCCACGGCGCATTCTTCGGCATCGGCGCGGTCGTCGCCGCGGATCTGGTGCCGGAGAACAAGCGCGCGGCCGCCATCGCCGTGATGTTCACCGGCCTCACGGTCGCGAACGTCGCCGGAGTGCCGCTCGGCACCTTCCTCGGCCAGGCGGCGGGCTGGCGCTCGACTTTCTGGGCCATCACCGCGATCGGCGTGATCGCGTTCTTCGGCATCCTCGTGCTCGTCCCGGCAACCCCTGCGGACCACGGCGGACGCAGTGTGCTCGAGGAGTTCCGTATCTTCCGGAGCGTGCAGGTGTGGCTCTCCATGCTCGTCACGGTGCTCGGCTACGGCGGCATGTTCGGCGCGTTCAGCTACATCGCGTTCACGCTCACCGAGGTCGGGGGATTCGCCTCATCCACGGTGCCGTGGCTGCTCGTCCTCTTCGGCGTCGGACTGTTCGCCGGCAACCTGCTCGGCGGCCGCTTCGCCGACCGCAACCTCGTGACCACGCTCATCGTGCTCATGGCCGCCCTGACGGTCATCCTCGCCGGCTTCGCCCTCACCGCCGGTTCCAAGCCGGCGACGCTGGCCGCGCTCGTGCTCATGGGCGGCTTCGGCTTCGCCACGGTGCCCGGACTGCAGATGCGGATCATGAACCACGCCGCCGACGCCCCCACGCTGGCGTCGGGCGCGAACATCGCCGCGTTCAACATCGGCAACGCCTTCGGCGCATGGGTCGGCGGTCTGACGCTGGCCGCGGGCCTCGGCTACACCTCGCCGTTGTGGGCCGGCGCCGCCGTCACCCTCGCCGGGCTCGTCGCCTACCTCATCGCAGCCCGAGTACGCGGCGGCGAGCTCGCGAAATCCCCGGCGCTCGCCCGCTAG
- a CDS encoding MarR family winged helix-turn-helix transcriptional regulator, whose protein sequence is MPAPQDEVDRIVDAWLRERPDLDFTPLQVLSRVDRLSRHLEAARKQAFTRSSLQSWEFDVLAALRRAGAPYQLSPKALLQQTLVSSGTMTNRIDRLVERGFVQRSSDPADGRGVLVRMTRSGLTHVDAAITRLVDAEAGILNNLGAADRSRLSTLLRKLTVDFDESAK, encoded by the coding sequence ATGCCCGCCCCGCAGGACGAAGTCGACCGCATCGTCGACGCCTGGCTGCGCGAACGCCCCGACCTCGATTTCACGCCGCTGCAGGTGCTCTCGCGAGTCGACCGGCTCTCTCGCCACCTCGAGGCGGCACGCAAGCAGGCGTTCACCCGCTCGAGCCTGCAGTCGTGGGAGTTCGACGTGCTCGCCGCCCTGCGCCGCGCCGGCGCGCCCTATCAGCTCTCGCCGAAGGCACTGCTGCAGCAGACACTGGTTTCCTCAGGCACGATGACGAACCGCATCGACCGGCTCGTCGAGCGTGGCTTCGTTCAGCGATCGAGCGACCCGGCCGACGGTCGCGGGGTACTGGTGCGGATGACGCGCTCGGGGCTCACGCACGTCGATGCGGCCATCACGCGCCTGGTCGACGCCGAGGCAGGCATCCTGAACAATCTCGGCGCAGCCGACCGCAGCCGTCTCTCGACGCTGCTGCGCAAGCTCACCGTCGATTTCGACGAGTCGGCGAAGTAG
- a CDS encoding 3-deoxy-7-phosphoheptulonate synthase, which produces MSNDLGAATFEPLPTPNQLKAELPISPEASARIARHRAEIDAIMQEQDDRLLVVVGPCSVHDPAAALDYARRLAPIAEKLKDDVLIVMRVYFEKPRSTGGWKGLINDPQLNGTHDIATGLRVARKLLLDIVELGLPTGTEFLEPVSPSYISDLVAWGAIGARTTESQIHRQMASGLGMPIGFKNATDGDVQVAIDGVTVAAQQHTTFGIDDDGRASVVTTRGNNAGHIILRGGRFGPNYGTHNVIHSARLLARAGLSPRIIVDASHANSGKSHIRQLEVAHELAAQIADGEPIAGVMVESFIEPGAQKLTDAGLAGLVYGKSITDACIGWDDTAALLEDLAAAARRAARLEPVDV; this is translated from the coding sequence ATGTCCAACGACCTCGGCGCGGCGACCTTCGAGCCGCTGCCCACCCCGAACCAGCTCAAGGCCGAGCTGCCGATCAGCCCTGAGGCATCCGCTCGCATCGCCCGGCACCGTGCCGAGATCGACGCGATCATGCAGGAGCAGGACGACCGCCTGCTCGTCGTCGTCGGCCCGTGCAGTGTGCACGACCCCGCGGCGGCCCTCGACTACGCGCGGCGCCTCGCGCCGATCGCCGAGAAGCTCAAGGACGACGTGCTGATCGTGATGCGCGTGTACTTCGAGAAGCCGCGTTCGACCGGCGGGTGGAAGGGCCTCATCAACGACCCGCAGCTGAACGGCACGCACGACATCGCGACCGGCCTGCGCGTCGCCCGCAAGCTGCTGCTCGACATCGTCGAGCTCGGCCTGCCGACCGGCACCGAGTTCCTCGAGCCGGTCAGCCCCTCCTACATCTCCGACCTGGTCGCGTGGGGTGCCATCGGGGCGCGCACGACCGAGAGCCAGATCCACCGCCAGATGGCCTCGGGCCTCGGCATGCCGATCGGCTTCAAGAACGCCACAGACGGCGACGTTCAGGTCGCGATCGACGGCGTCACGGTGGCGGCCCAACAGCACACCACCTTCGGCATCGACGACGACGGCCGCGCCTCGGTCGTCACGACGCGCGGCAACAACGCGGGCCACATCATCCTGCGTGGCGGCCGCTTCGGGCCGAACTACGGCACCCACAATGTGATCCACTCGGCGCGGCTGCTCGCGCGCGCCGGCCTCTCGCCGCGCATCATCGTCGACGCGAGCCACGCGAACAGCGGCAAGAGCCACATCCGCCAGCTCGAGGTCGCGCACGAGCTCGCCGCGCAGATCGCCGACGGCGAGCCGATCGCGGGCGTCATGGTCGAGAGCTTCATCGAGCCCGGCGCGCAGAAGCTGACGGATGCCGGGCTCGCCGGCCTCGTCTACGGCAAGTCGATCACCGACGCCTGCATCGGGTGGGACGACACCGCCGCACTGCTCGAGGACCTCGCCGCTGCCGCGCGCCGCGCCGCGCGCCTCGAGCCGGTTGACGTGTAG
- a CDS encoding GNAT family N-acetyltransferase: protein MTEASAGTTDFAALADAAWPALERAEAGGWQMRFAAGVTKRANSAWWVGNEADTSPDALAAVEIAYRERGLPPLFQLSAAQGGARARLIGRGYRALDETLVLAASLAARETVPDDGVELADEPGDEWLAVWWSVDGRGGEAELETARRILTGVPAVYAALRIDGALVAVARLAPVGEWGGLYCVATLPEHRRRGYSERVVAAALAAGAEHGVTDAWLQVLARNQAAAALYARFGFAEVDRYEYLVGALRLPPAAACRA from the coding sequence ATGACCGAGGCCTCTGCCGGCACGACCGACTTTGCGGCGCTCGCCGATGCGGCGTGGCCCGCCCTCGAGCGGGCGGAGGCCGGCGGCTGGCAGATGCGCTTCGCCGCCGGCGTCACAAAGCGCGCGAACTCGGCGTGGTGGGTCGGGAACGAAGCCGACACGTCGCCAGACGCGCTGGCCGCCGTCGAGATCGCCTACCGCGAGCGCGGCCTCCCGCCGCTGTTCCAGCTCTCCGCCGCGCAGGGCGGCGCGCGCGCCCGGCTGATCGGGCGCGGCTACCGAGCCCTGGACGAGACGCTGGTGCTCGCGGCATCCCTCGCCGCACGCGAGACCGTGCCGGATGACGGGGTCGAGCTCGCCGACGAGCCCGGCGACGAGTGGCTCGCCGTGTGGTGGTCGGTCGACGGGCGCGGCGGCGAGGCCGAGCTCGAGACCGCACGCCGCATCCTCACGGGCGTTCCCGCCGTGTATGCCGCTCTGCGCATAGACGGTGCGCTGGTGGCGGTCGCGCGGCTCGCACCGGTTGGCGAGTGGGGTGGTCTGTACTGCGTCGCCACGCTGCCCGAGCACCGCAGGCGCGGGTATAGCGAGCGGGTGGTCGCTGCAGCACTCGCGGCGGGCGCCGAACACGGGGTGACGGATGCCTGGCTGCAGGTGCTCGCCCGCAACCAGGCCGCCGCCGCCCTCTACGCGCGGTTCGGCTTCGCGGAGGTCGACCGATACGAGTACCTGGTCGGCGCGCTCAGGCTGCCGCCGGCCGCAGCGTGCCGGGCGTAG
- a CDS encoding family 1 encapsulin nanocompartment shell protein, giving the protein MTGHLLRRHAPITDEVWKLLDDEAKERLTVALGARHFVDVAGPLGWQHSATNLGRVGPAAPLGEGVIGRSRRVLPLTELRADFQLPQNELLDATRGAADVDLGSLDLAAHRIASAENEAVFHGWEAAGIVGIIPSSPHEPLVHDPGAIGFETVAATAVATLKSAGIDGPYGLALCPDDWTAVIEATDRGYPLLRHLGDVLEGPIEWIPGIHESVVLSTRGGDWLLELGEDLSLGYASHTAESVSLYLEESLSFRVATPEAAVAIRTRT; this is encoded by the coding sequence TCCTCGACGACGAGGCGAAGGAGCGGCTCACCGTCGCCCTCGGCGCACGGCACTTCGTCGACGTCGCAGGGCCGCTCGGCTGGCAGCACTCGGCCACGAATCTCGGCCGGGTCGGGCCGGCCGCGCCGCTCGGCGAGGGCGTCATCGGGCGCAGCCGGCGCGTGCTGCCGCTCACCGAGCTGCGCGCAGACTTCCAGCTGCCGCAGAACGAGTTGCTCGACGCCACCCGTGGCGCAGCCGATGTCGACCTGGGCAGCCTCGATCTGGCCGCCCACCGCATCGCGAGCGCCGAGAACGAGGCGGTGTTCCACGGCTGGGAAGCGGCGGGCATCGTCGGCATCATCCCGTCGTCGCCGCACGAGCCGCTGGTGCATGATCCCGGCGCGATCGGCTTCGAGACGGTCGCCGCGACGGCCGTCGCGACACTCAAGAGTGCCGGCATCGACGGCCCGTACGGCCTCGCGCTCTGCCCCGACGACTGGACCGCGGTCATCGAGGCGACCGACCGCGGCTACCCGCTGCTTCGGCACCTCGGCGACGTGCTCGAGGGGCCGATCGAGTGGATCCCCGGCATCCACGAGAGTGTTGTGCTGTCGACCCGCGGCGGCGACTGGCTGCTCGAGCTCGGCGAGGACCTGTCGCTCGGCTACGCGAGCCACACCGCCGAGTCGGTCAGCCTGTACCTGGAGGAGAGCCTGAGCTTCCGCGTCGCCACGCCGGAGGCCGCGGTCGCGATCCGCACCAGGACCTAG